The genomic DNA AATTATGCATGCACCTCAGACGTTGCTGCTATTAGTAAGGTTAGAAGACCACAAAAACTGTCCTTATTTGGACTTATTTCATCATCAACTTCCATATTCACTGATAATGGGTGATCATTTGAATTTGCAGCTCacaaatgatataaatttgGTACACATTTTGGAACCATATTGCAGCAATGCAATGCCAGAACCAAATGAAGACGTAGATTCAGTTCGAAGATACCTCTCAAAAGTGTCCAGTCCTTCACTTTGGTGTCGTGTAAGTGCGTGTGGGTGTGGAATTGTATCAATAAAGCAATAacatggacaaagtttttctctaaactagattgcaaaaatttctttcaacttaatttattaataaatcaAGTCAGAGGAATTTCTTCcgacccagtttggaggaaaactttatcccaataatattttatttgatacAAGTTGAAGTGATTAACACATTTGTTCAACTCATATCAGAGTTATAACCATATGCTGTGCTACATCTGGGCGAATAACAAAGCTGTCCAAGAGGCTCTTGGTGTTCGACAGGTACATGCAGTGTATATCACATATCATAGTATCCAACAGTACTTATAACCTAGAATCACTATAATATTTTTGTGATGTTTCTTCCAGGGGACAAAAACCTTTTGGCAATACTGTAACACCACTTTAGCTTATACTAAGGATGTCACTAATGTTGTCAGCTATCATCGAAATCTCACCAATGCTGACCTACGATTATTGATATACAGGTAAAATCTAGCAAAGAACTTTTAGCACctctgttttcatttttcatgaaCTTTATTAgttaatagtgtatatataataaactttTCCATGATATGCAGAATCAACAAAATGTACATCAAAATTTAGCTTCATCTCTCAATATCTAGGGCTATTCTCTCATAAATTTCTTGAACACGAAAACTCTTAAACGATTTCGACTCTAAACCTATACTTACATCTATCAAGTATGGCCTTTCTGTAACATCTTTAGAGAGTCCATTCACAACAAGGGCATCAAGGACTTGGGACTGCATAATCCTGCTTTTTCCTTCATCAATCACCTAGTAAAATATGTTTGGACACACAGTATACGCAGCAAAACTTCGGCATCCTTTTATCTTTATCTACTTTTGCTGAGGAAATTTGATTATCTCCTAGCATGAGTACAAAAAGAGTAGAACAAGCAAATGTACGCTACCAACAATACTGGCTAATACAATCTTTCAATTCCAACAGCGGTGACCATGACATGTCAATTCCACACATTGGCACACAAGAATGGATAAGCTCTCTCGGTTTGACAACAGATGAAAGCTGGAGAGTATGGTCGCTAGGTGGTCAAACTACAGGGTGAGTCTCAAGTTGCTAATCCCTTAAACCATCCCTCCCAAGGACCTTTCTCTCTGCCCTGGTCCAATCTCAAGATGTCAGTAGCCTGaaacattttctctttctcatggaATTGCAGATATACAAAGAAGTTGATGAATGAATATTTCACTTTGACATTTGTGACAATAAAGGCAAGAAAATCCTGAACTTGATTCCTCAATCTAAATGTCTACAAGTGGAAATCTAAACAaagtttcttatatttttcttcctCGTACAGGGAGCAGGCCACTTTGCTGCAGAATACATGGTTAAGGAGTGTGCTGCCATGATAGATAGGTGGATGGCTTATTTCCCCATTTAAGTGAGACTGATTGACATTTATTTGGTGAACTGAGATTGTGGAAGCACGTTTtgcttaaaatgaaaattttcgcACTTCAATGGTGATTGCAGAGTAAAGAAACTCTGAAAAGTCTTTCTCTCAACTCACTTATCGCTCTCTAATCCTATCATAACCATGAAAGACACATCGATAGTGATTGTCGTAGGCAATGATATGGATCCAGTTTCAGACTGAAGCAACAAGCCAGCACAAAGCTATCTTTCTTGACGCTGTACGTTCTAATAATAAGAATCCGATGGTTACAATCACTAACTAGTGTAATGATGAAGATCTAGATTCACAGTTCACAATAAGcattctaattattattttttttaataagcaatcgaaatatcattaaaaaacgAAAAGTGCTACttaagtatacaagaaaaacacctagctagaaggagaaaaaggaagaaaaaaaattcatgaaaattCAGCACCCAGAGAGCTATAAACGCAGCTGTCCaagtataaaaagtaaaaagaaaaaaggactcAAGTTCCACCAACGTCCTCTCACGGTCATCAAAACGTATGTTATTTCTTCCCCTCTAAAGACATCACAAGAGGCAAGAAGGCACCATTTCCATATGTCTGTACTCCGAGTTTTACCACCTGTCCGCAATAAACACACAAATCGGTTACTctaccaggcatcacccaaaacaactaaaaaagGCGTTCCATAAGGTGCTCTAACAAAATCTTACGTTCCACTGATTGGAGTCACTAGAAGACTCCGAGTGAGCCGCTACTGAAGCATCCTTTCCACGAACAATAccatataaatttgaaaagactTTCCTTAAGGCCTTGTCCCCACACCACATTTCATACCAGAATCTAACCTTGGTGCCATTTCTTACCTCAAACCTAGTATGACTTGAAAACATCCCCCAACCCTTCTTGATGTTCTTCCATACCTCCACGGTCCCACCCCATACGATCTAAGAGGCTCATTataacaccacccaccccacgaAGGGCCAAATTTAAGTCCACCACAACTATCTGTTACACCTCTTGCTCATGCACATAGCGTCAAAGCCTTTTTTCCAAAAGAGCACAATCAAACTTCCCAAATTTTGAACACCCAACCCCCCCTCAGAGATCAGAGAGCATATCTTGGACTAGCTTACCAAGTGAACTTTAAACTCTTCACCTAGCCTGCCTCATAAGAAATCACACTACGCGGTTTGCAACACCCGCAGAGAGAGGGAATAGGGACAAAAAATAAGCAGGCAAGTTAGAAAGTGTGCTCTTTATAAAGGTAATCCTACCACGCTTAGACaagtacatcattttccaactagtCAATCGAACTCTATCTTTTTAATATAATGAATTAGGCCAACAATTCAATTTCCTAATCGCATATATCATTCCACATTCAACAGCTCCTtccatacatatacatataacataCTTCATTACCATAACTTGGGCATTACATCAAGTCGAGTTTATAAATAACCACAACTTATCAATTCAACAATTTCTGGAAATGCAAGTAACAATGGGCACCAAATAAAGCCCACATGTACATCAATGACCTGAAAGGTGACAACTATGAAACAACTTTCAGACACATAACCCATCAAACAAAAGCCAAAGTTTCGATATATTGATATGCATCGAGCCATCCAAATTGCAATGAACTCCTAGTCTCATTATGATAGGGTGTTAACTCGCAAAGCTTCTTGAAACTCTTATCCCTAAGATTATAAGATATGATCTTACCAGGTAGGTGCAACAAGAGCTCTGCCTCCTCTTCATTGGTAACAACAAAAACTATAACGAACGCATAATAACAAGAGTCACGTGGGTCGAGGAATTCCCGAACAATCTCCGGAAATGCGACAACAATTGAACCAAGATCCACCTCGTACTTTACGAACCACCTAGAGCAGTCGCTCGCCATCTCAAAGACTTTGAATTGGGTTGTGCGACAACCACAGACCTCAATTAGATGCAAATGGCCACCAGACTCTCCGAAATACCTGAACCTCCTCTTTCCCCATGCGTCTGAACCGGGAAGACTCGGCATTGTTCGAACAACCTCCTTGTCAACATCAAAGCACAAAGCAGAGCCAGAGGGACTAAGCCAGTGGACCGCCTCGTTCCAAAACACAGCGCTGTCGAACACCATGTCGAACGGCGCGACGAACGGAGGGCCACAGGGCCTCCAAGCCCGAGTCTCGGACGAGTATATCTCGATTTGGTAAGAATACAATGAGACAGCACTGCTGCGAACACAAACCACTTGGTAATTAGGCGAATTGGAGGGATCAAAAGCCAAGGAAAGACCAAATATTATAATGGGTCCTTCAATACTAAGACGAGGAAGCGTTGAGAAGCGCTTGGTGGTGGGATTGCACACGTAGTAATGATGGGTTTGGTCTGTCAGTGACTTGTTGAGGCTACGGCACAAGAGCAATCCATTGCAGGACTGTAAAATCTTGACACCCGATAAAGAAGGGTCTTTGATCTTATGAGCGATGAAGTCGAGGGATGTGAATGGAGGGCTAGAATGGGTTCCATCGAGAGAGACAAACTGGAAGTGAGATGGGGTACTTCTGCGGAGGAAGATGCCGGAGAGAGATGTgcggtggcggtggtggtggtggtggtggcggcgAGAGAAGTGAGAGTCGGAGATGAGGGACAGCCAACGCTTGGACACGCATTTGAAGCGGAGAAGAGGCTTTACTGGGACACGGATGAGAATCTCTGTCACAATATCGTCATTGCCGCCGACCGTCTCAGCCGCTGCCGAGGCATTGTTATGAGGATTGGTGGTCGGCATTCTTCGTCTCCCGATTTTCACCAAACGAGATTGTTGAGAGAAAAGAGTAAAGCATTTCTTGCCCAGGAGAACGACAGGGTTATACTCACTTTCCTCCTTCGTACACAAAATTCCACTTCGAACTACAAGAGTTTTACCGAAATTTCAGTGTAAAGTTGCCTTCTTTTGATGATTCCCGACAATTTCCCATGAAAGTGAATTCAAAGCAATGAGTAAGTTCCGGT from Corylus avellana chromosome ca6, CavTom2PMs-1.0 includes the following:
- the LOC132184660 gene encoding F-box protein At5g07610, whose amino-acid sequence is MPTTNPHNNASAAAETVGGNDDIVTEILIRVPVKPLLRFKCVSKRWLSLISDSHFSRRHHHHHHRHRTSLSGIFLRRSTPSHFQFVSLDGTHSSPPFTSLDFIAHKIKDPSLSGVKILQSCNGLLLCRSLNKSLTDQTHHYYVCNPTTKRFSTLPRLSIEGPIIIFGLSLAFDPSNSPNYQVVCVRSSAVSLYSYQIEIYSSETRAWRPCGPPFVAPFDMVFDSAVFWNEAVHWLSPSGSALCFDVDKEVVRTMPSLPGSDAWGKRRFRYFGESGGHLHLIEVCGCRTTQFKVFEMASDCSRWFVKYEVDLGSIVVAFPEIVREFLDPRDSCYYAFVIVFVVTNEEEAELLLHLPGKIISYNLRDKSFKKLCELTPYHNETRSSLQFGWLDAYQYIETLAFV